A single genomic interval of Mobula hypostoma chromosome 7, sMobHyp1.1, whole genome shotgun sequence harbors:
- the slc26a2 gene encoding sulfate transporter yields the protein MTSADSNNGECMVVFNNLTSCDMKNNKYSPIVLEEQEKEPLDVKKFAAKRLKKYFSCTPAKTKDFFFDLFPVVRWLPKYKWKKWILGDIMSGLIVGILLVPQSIAYSLLAGQEPVYGLYTSFFACIIYFLMGTSRHISVGIFGVLCLMIGQVVERELQIAGYDLFSDSNSTDLFNHSVNICDRSCFAIRIGSTLTFMAGVYQVAMGILQVGFISVYLSDSLLSGFATGASFTIITSQIKYLLGIRIPRANAPGGLVKTWVSIFKNIHETNICDLVTSILCLLVLVPMKEINECYKSKLKAPIPGELLVVVVATLISHYGQLNAKFNSTVAGHIPTGFMVPSPPDWSLVPRVAIDAIPIAIIGFAITVTLSEMFAKKHGYTVKANQEMFAIGACNVIPAFFHCFTSSAALAKSLVKESTGCKTQLSSVITALVLLLVLLVIAPLFYSLQKCVLAVIIIVNLRGALRKFIDLPKMWKVSKVDTIVWFVTMLATALISTELGLLFGVCFSVICVIARTQVPRAIVLGNLKGTEIYEDLRKYKNLQNLPGIKIFRFEAPLYYANKEFFKRSLYKQTGINPTLVILARKKAVKKTNQELEQQPTARSEVTLRLSYQEFDIHTIIIDCSVIQFLDTAGIATIKEVFKDYKEIGILVLLSNCNASVIDSLCNVECFDKGYINGLFFYSIHDAVKFASNVHQKNGDHEVNTLC from the exons ATGACTTCAGCAGACTCTAATAATGGTGAATGTATGGTCGTGTTCAATAATTTGACTTCATGTGACATGAAGAACAATAAATATTCTCCCATTGTTTTAGAAGAGCAAGAAAAGGAACCATTAGATGTGAAGAAGTTTGCAGCAAAAAGGCTGAAGAAGTATTTCTCTTGCACCCCAGCAAAAACAAAAGACTTCTTTTTTGACTTATTTCCTGTAGTAAGATGGCTTCCAAAATATAAATGGAAGAAATGGATTCTGGGCGATATCATGTCTGGGCTGATTGTAGGTATCCTGCTGGTTCCTCAGTCAATAGCCTATTCATTGCTTGCTGGGCAGGAACCAGTATATGGGCTTTATACCTCGTTCTTTGCCTGCATCATTTACTTTCTGATGGGAACATCAAGGCACATCTCAGTTGGTATTTTTGGTGTGCTGTGCTTAATGATTGGCCAGGTAGTGGAACGGGAGCTGCAGATTGCTGGTTATGACCTCTTCAGTGACTCTAATAGCACCGATCTATTCAACCATTCAGTGAATATATGTGACAGAAGTTGTTTTGCCATTCGTATTGGCTCAACTTTGACCTTCATGGCTGGCGTGTACCAG gTGGCCATGGGCATCTTGCAAGTCGGATTCATATCAGTGTATCTGTCTGATTCCTTGCTTAGTGGATTTGCCACCGGAGCCTCATTCACCATAATCACCTCACAAATTAAGTACCTCCTTGGGATCCGTATTCCTCGTGCCAATGCTCCTGGTGGCCTTGTGAAAACTTGGGtatccatttttaaaaatatccatGAGACTAATATTTGTGATCTTGTAACCAGCATATTGTGTCTTCTGGTTTTGGTGCCGATGAAGGAGATAAACGAATGCTATAAATCAAAGTTAAAAGCACCAATTCCAGGTGAACTTCTGGTAGTAGTTGTTGCTACCTTGATCTCGCATTATGGCCAATTGAATGCAAAGTTTAATTCTACTGTTGCTGGACACATACCCACTGGATTCATGGTTCCCAGCCCTCCAGACTGGAGTCTTGTACCTCGAGTTGCTATCGATGCCATTCCAATTGCTATCATTGGCTTTGCAATCACTGTTACTCTGTCAGAAATGTTTGCCAAGAAACATGGATACACTGTGAAAGCAAATCAAGAAATGTTTGCTATTGGTGCCTGTAATGTGATCCCTGCCTTCTTTCATTGCTTTACGTCAAGTGCAGCCCTGGCAAAATCTCTTGTTAAAGAGTCCACAGGTTGCAAGACACAATTATCAAGTGTAATCACTGCACTGGTACTTCTCCTTGTGCTACTTGTGATTGCTCCACTTTTCTACTCCCTTCAGAAATGTGTTTTGGCTGTCATAATCATTGTAAATCTAAGGGGTGCTTTAAGAAAATTTATTGACTTGCCTAAAATGTGGAAGGTGAGCAAGGTAGATACCATCGTGTGGTTTGTTACAATGCTAGCGACAGCCCTTATCAGCACAGAGTTGGGTCTGTTGTTTGGGGTTTGTTTCTCTGTGATTTGTGTAATTGCACGAACCCAGGTGCCAAGAGCCATTGTACTTGGAAATTTGAAGGGGACAGAAATATATGAAGACTTGAGGAAGTATAAGAATCTGCAAAATTTACCAGGTATCAAGATTTTTAGATTTGAAGCTCCACTATACTATGCAAACAAGGAATTTTTCAAGAGGTCCCTATATAAACAGACAGGAATTAATCCTACGTTGGTAATATTAGCCAGGAAAAAAGCTGTAAAGAAAACCAATCAGGAATTGGAACAACAACCGACAGCTAGGTCTGAGGTTACACTGCGACTGTCCTACCAGGAGTTTGATATCCATACTATTATCATTGATTGCTCAGTTATTCAATTCTTGGATACTGCAGGGATAGCTACAATAAAGGAGGTTTTTAAAGATTACAAGGAGATTGGAATCTTGGTTCTTCTCTCAAACTGTAATGCTTCTGTCATTGATAGTCTTTGCAATGTGGAGTGTTTTGATAAAGGTTACATCAATGGGTTGTTTTTTTACAGCATTCATGATGCTGTCAAGTTTGCTTCAAATGTACACCAGAAAAATGGTGACCATGAGGTAAACACTTTATGTTAA